A DNA window from Pseudodesulfovibrio thermohalotolerans contains the following coding sequences:
- a CDS encoding type I restriction-modification system subunit M has protein sequence MTATKVNQKEINDILFKACDTFRGILNASQYKDYILAMLFVKYLSDVYRERYEELSQQFKGDRERIERRLARERFVMPEGCTFYDLFDQRNATNVGEVINTTFEKIEDANRAKLQGVFRNIDYNSEANLGKTKDRNRRLKKFLEDLNDPRLDLRPSRVGNLDVIGNAYEYLIANFAAGAGKKAGEFYTPPEVSELIAELVDPRPGERICDPACGSGSLLIKCGNRVRRTSEDFSLYGQEINGETWALAKMNMFLHGMDRARVEWGDTLREPKLIEDDTTMKFEVVVANPPFSLDKWGYKSAQSDPHNRFHRGLPPKSKADYAFISHMIETTTLESGRVGVVVPHGVLFRGGAEGKIRQQLIEENLLDAVIGLPANLFFGTGIPAAILVFKRNRPDKDVLFIDASREYADAKNQNKLRPEDVRKIVDTYQAREFVDKYAYAAGFDELEENDFNLNIPRYVDTFEEEEEVDIAKVQGEIEELEKELAGVRKEMAGYLEELGVL, from the coding sequence ATGACCGCCACCAAAGTGAACCAGAAAGAGATCAACGATATCCTTTTCAAGGCGTGCGACACCTTCCGGGGCATCCTCAACGCCAGTCAGTACAAGGATTATATCCTGGCGATGCTTTTCGTGAAGTATCTCTCGGACGTTTACCGGGAGCGCTACGAGGAGTTGAGTCAGCAGTTCAAAGGCGACAGGGAGCGCATCGAACGCCGTCTGGCCAGGGAGCGTTTCGTCATGCCGGAAGGGTGCACTTTCTATGACCTTTTCGACCAGCGCAACGCCACCAATGTGGGTGAGGTCATCAACACTACCTTTGAGAAGATCGAAGATGCGAACCGCGCCAAGTTGCAGGGCGTCTTCCGTAATATCGACTACAATTCCGAGGCGAATCTCGGCAAGACCAAGGACCGCAATCGGCGTCTGAAAAAGTTCCTGGAGGACCTCAATGATCCTCGCCTGGACCTGCGCCCGTCGCGGGTGGGTAATCTGGATGTCATTGGCAATGCCTATGAGTATCTCATCGCCAACTTCGCCGCCGGTGCGGGCAAGAAGGCCGGGGAATTCTACACGCCGCCGGAGGTCTCGGAGCTGATCGCGGAACTGGTCGATCCCCGGCCGGGCGAGCGCATCTGCGATCCCGCCTGCGGTTCCGGCTCGCTGCTCATCAAGTGCGGCAATCGGGTCCGCCGGACGTCCGAGGATTTCTCCCTGTACGGGCAGGAGATCAACGGCGAGACCTGGGCGCTCGCCAAGATGAATATGTTTCTGCACGGCATGGACCGGGCCAGGGTCGAATGGGGCGACACCCTGCGTGAACCCAAACTGATCGAGGACGATACCACCATGAAGTTCGAGGTGGTGGTGGCGAACCCGCCCTTTTCCCTCGACAAGTGGGGTTACAAGTCGGCCCAGAGCGACCCCCACAACCGTTTCCACCGCGGCCTGCCTCCCAAGTCCAAGGCGGATTACGCCTTCATCTCGCACATGATCGAGACCACTACCCTGGAGTCCGGGCGGGTCGGCGTGGTCGTGCCGCACGGGGTGCTTTTCCGGGGCGGCGCGGAAGGCAAGATCCGGCAGCAGCTCATCGAGGAGAACCTTCTGGATGCGGTCATCGGCCTGCCCGCCAACCTGTTCTTCGGCACGGGCATTCCGGCGGCCATCCTGGTGTTCAAGCGCAACCGGCCCGACAAGGATGTCCTGTTCATCGACGCCAGCCGGGAATACGCCGACGCCAAGAACCAGAATAAGCTGCGCCCCGAGGATGTCCGCAAGATTGTGGACACCTACCAGGCCCGCGAGTTCGTGGACAAGTACGCCTATGCGGCCGGGTTCGATGAACTCGAGGAGAACGATTTCAACCTGAACATCCCCCGCTATGTGGACACCTTCGAGGAAGAGGAAGAAGTGGACATCGCCAAGGTGCAGGGCGAAATCGAGGAACTGGAAAAGGAACTGGCCGGAGTCCGCAAGGAGATGGCCGGATACCTGGAAGAGCTGGGGGTGCTGTAA
- a CDS encoding type I restriction endonuclease subunit R, whose product MSSFDFKEYASSHAPALILLEQLGYKYVPPTKALAMRGGRKSMPVLLDVLESRLRAMNSITFKGQEHGFSDANIARAVREIAQVPFDSLIATSEQVYDLLALGISLEQTLDGSVKSHSLKYIDWEHPENNVYHMCDEFEFERRHSDAVRRPDIVLFVNGIPVAIIECKRPDQRGAIKEGISQHLRNQRVTEIPELYIYSQILLSISQNRAMYATTDTDAKFWSIWKEEDADGQNEALDAIVNAPLAEAQRSRLMAEATDEQREVLMRILASGHRTPTPQDKTLHSLLRPERLLELIYGFIIYDSRIKKIARYQQYFAVKATVDRVTDVKGDSRRRGGVIWHTTGSGKSLTMVMLAKALALDPRIKNPKVVIVTDRIDLDNQISKTFKACGKDVVQARTGEHLLKLIAGERASIVTTIIDKFETVANKRTKDEDRNIFVLVDESHRSQYGQSHAKMRVVFPNACYIGFTGTPLLKKEKSTADQFGGFIHKYTMNQAVQDRAVAPLRYEGRMSELHGDDAELDKWFDRITEGLTPEQKRDLKKKFRQAEQLFSAESRIAEVAYDIAQHFKQFCKGTGKKAQFAVASRPAALAYLRCFEEQDEVSVAMVMSSPDSREGNTSTDESKMPEVQVFWNDMMRRYGNEKQYLESIINAFNHNDDPEILIVIDKLLTGFDAPRNSVLYLDKNLKEHNILQAIARVNRLWDGKDYGLVVDYRGIFGALNEAIDTYAALEKEGFDRADIENTILDVSGEIEQLKARHANVWEIFKEVGNKADIEAMQLALEPEDIRERFYDALRLFANTLQLALSSARFLDNTPEKTIRRYKTDLKDFLNLRNAVKHRFGEAVDYSAYEQQLKNMVSKHIGADAVQEVVAPVDIFAVDAFEQQLELIQGDAAKADHIAARVKKTITVRMDEDPVLFKRLSEIINETISSHRAHRLSDAEYLGKMRGLLDDLQQGERGNLPPSLKGKDEAAVYFGILGEMLEGQIAEASLPQMAISIDDALTSRKIRDWSDNIDIVNEMKNDIEDVLYDASESFGVTFPGEVIDAVIDKLILVAKRRDLA is encoded by the coding sequence ATGAGTTCATTCGACTTCAAAGAATACGCCTCCTCCCACGCCCCTGCCCTGATCCTGCTGGAACAGCTCGGCTACAAGTATGTCCCGCCCACCAAGGCCCTGGCCATGCGTGGAGGGCGCAAGTCCATGCCGGTCCTGCTGGACGTATTGGAATCCCGGTTGCGGGCGATGAATTCCATCACCTTCAAGGGGCAGGAGCACGGGTTCTCGGATGCCAATATCGCGCGGGCCGTGAGGGAAATCGCCCAGGTGCCGTTCGACAGCCTGATCGCCACCAGCGAACAGGTCTACGATCTGCTCGCCCTCGGCATCAGCCTGGAGCAGACCCTTGATGGGTCCGTGAAAAGCCATTCCTTGAAATACATCGATTGGGAACACCCGGAAAACAACGTCTACCACATGTGCGACGAGTTCGAGTTCGAGCGGCGCCACTCCGATGCCGTGCGCCGACCGGACATCGTGCTGTTCGTCAACGGCATTCCCGTGGCCATCATCGAGTGCAAGCGGCCCGACCAGCGCGGGGCCATCAAGGAAGGCATCAGCCAACACCTGCGCAATCAGCGGGTCACGGAAATCCCGGAGCTGTACATCTACAGCCAGATATTGCTTTCAATCAGCCAGAATCGGGCCATGTACGCCACCACGGACACGGATGCAAAGTTCTGGTCGATCTGGAAGGAAGAGGACGCTGACGGCCAAAATGAAGCCCTGGACGCCATCGTCAACGCGCCTTTGGCCGAAGCGCAACGGTCCCGGCTCATGGCCGAGGCCACGGACGAACAGCGGGAAGTCCTGATGCGCATCCTTGCTTCCGGGCATCGCACCCCCACGCCGCAGGACAAGACCCTGCATTCCCTCCTGCGCCCGGAGCGGCTTCTGGAACTCATATACGGTTTCATCATCTACGACAGCCGCATCAAGAAAATCGCCCGTTACCAGCAATATTTCGCGGTCAAGGCCACGGTGGACCGGGTCACCGACGTCAAGGGCGACAGCCGCCGTCGGGGCGGGGTCATCTGGCACACCACGGGATCGGGCAAGTCGCTGACCATGGTCATGCTTGCCAAGGCCCTTGCACTCGATCCCCGCATCAAGAATCCCAAGGTGGTCATCGTCACCGACCGCATCGACCTGGACAACCAGATTTCCAAGACTTTCAAGGCGTGCGGCAAGGACGTGGTCCAGGCCCGGACCGGGGAACACCTGCTCAAGCTCATTGCCGGAGAACGCGCCTCCATCGTCACCACCATCATCGACAAGTTTGAGACCGTGGCCAACAAGCGCACCAAGGATGAGGACCGGAACATCTTCGTGCTGGTGGACGAAAGCCACCGCAGCCAATACGGCCAGAGCCATGCCAAGATGCGTGTGGTCTTCCCCAATGCCTGTTATATCGGCTTTACAGGTACGCCGCTCCTGAAGAAGGAAAAGAGCACGGCCGACCAGTTCGGCGGCTTCATCCACAAGTACACCATGAACCAGGCGGTTCAGGACCGGGCCGTGGCCCCGCTCAGGTACGAAGGGCGCATGAGCGAACTGCACGGGGACGATGCCGAACTGGACAAGTGGTTCGACCGTATTACCGAAGGGCTGACTCCCGAGCAGAAACGCGACCTCAAAAAGAAGTTCAGGCAGGCCGAGCAGCTCTTTTCCGCCGAGTCGCGGATTGCAGAAGTCGCTTATGACATCGCCCAGCATTTCAAGCAGTTTTGCAAGGGGACCGGCAAGAAGGCCCAGTTCGCCGTTGCCAGCCGCCCGGCGGCTCTGGCCTACCTTCGGTGTTTCGAGGAACAGGACGAAGTCTCCGTGGCCATGGTCATGTCTTCCCCTGATAGCCGAGAGGGGAACACCTCCACCGATGAATCCAAGATGCCAGAAGTGCAGGTGTTCTGGAACGACATGATGCGCCGGTACGGCAACGAGAAGCAGTATCTCGAAAGCATCATCAACGCCTTCAACCACAATGACGACCCCGAAATCCTGATCGTCATCGACAAGCTTCTAACCGGGTTCGACGCGCCTCGGAACAGCGTCCTTTACCTGGACAAGAACCTCAAGGAGCACAACATCCTCCAGGCCATTGCCCGGGTGAACCGTTTGTGGGACGGCAAGGATTACGGCCTGGTGGTGGATTACCGGGGCATCTTCGGGGCCTTGAATGAAGCCATCGACACCTATGCCGCCCTGGAAAAGGAAGGGTTCGACCGGGCCGACATTGAGAACACTATTCTCGACGTCAGCGGCGAGATCGAACAACTTAAGGCCAGGCATGCCAATGTCTGGGAGATTTTCAAGGAAGTCGGGAACAAGGCGGACATCGAGGCCATGCAACTGGCTCTGGAGCCGGAAGATATCCGGGAGCGGTTTTACGATGCCCTACGCCTCTTTGCCAACACCCTGCAACTGGCGCTGAGCAGCGCGCGGTTTCTCGACAATACGCCCGAGAAGACGATCCGCCGGTACAAGACCGATTTGAAGGATTTCCTGAACCTTCGCAACGCCGTCAAGCATCGGTTCGGCGAGGCCGTGGATTACTCGGCCTACGAGCAGCAGCTCAAGAACATGGTCAGCAAGCACATCGGAGCGGATGCCGTGCAGGAGGTGGTCGCCCCGGTGGATATCTTTGCCGTGGACGCCTTCGAGCAACAGTTGGAGCTGATCCAGGGGGATGCCGCCAAGGCCGACCACATCGCGGCCCGGGTGAAGAAAACGATCACCGTCCGGATGGACGAGGACCCTGTCCTCTTCAAACGCCTGTCGGAAATCATCAACGAAACCATCAGCAGCCATCGTGCGCACCGGCTTTCCGATGCCGAATATCTCGGCAAGATGCGGGGACTGCTGGATGACTTGCAACAGGGGGAACGTGGCAACCTGCCGCCGTCCCTCAAGGGCAAGGACGAAGCCGCCGTTTACTTCGGAATCCTGGGGGAAATGCTGGAAGGGCAGATTGCTGAAGCTTCCTTGCCCCAGATGGCGATATCCATAGACGACGCCCTAACATCCAGGAAAATCAGGGATTGGAGCGACAATATTGATATTGTCAACGAAATGAAGAACGATATTGAAGACGTTTTGTATGACGCTTCGGAATCATTCGGTGTGACATTCCCCGGCGAAGTGATAGATGCTGTCATCGACAAATTGATTCTTGTTGCCAAGAGACGTGACCTTGCCTGA
- a CDS encoding restriction endonuclease subunit S domain-containing protein translates to MIREKTNNLVRSKCQSAPLKRVAKLFAGHPFRGRIEHDPGGTISVVQLKNVDPVLGVNENRLPKVVPTGRRRPTFLEEGDILFVNRGMRFFGVLVDKPLENAVAAPYFFIIKANPALVRPDYLAWFLNGKQAQRYYGQCAAGTALPHITRKTLEALSVPVPSLERQALIAKVYQCGLREKILTERVMEQRELLLSEILDAASQEKN, encoded by the coding sequence ATGATTCGAGAAAAAACAAACAACTTGGTGCGCTCAAAATGCCAATCGGCCCCCTTGAAGCGCGTAGCGAAATTGTTTGCCGGGCATCCATTTCGGGGCAGGATTGAACACGATCCGGGAGGCACGATATCCGTGGTCCAGCTTAAGAATGTGGACCCTGTTCTGGGCGTAAACGAGAATCGGTTGCCCAAGGTCGTGCCGACTGGTCGCCGCCGACCGACCTTCCTGGAGGAGGGGGATATCCTTTTCGTGAATCGGGGGATGCGGTTTTTTGGAGTGCTGGTTGACAAGCCGCTCGAGAACGCCGTGGCCGCACCGTATTTTTTCATCATCAAGGCCAACCCCGCGTTGGTTCGCCCGGACTATCTGGCCTGGTTCCTGAACGGCAAGCAGGCCCAGCGATATTACGGGCAGTGCGCGGCCGGGACGGCCTTGCCTCACATCACCCGGAAGACATTGGAAGCGCTTTCGGTCCCTGTCCCGTCTCTCGAAAGACAAGCATTGATAGCCAAGGTCTACCAGTGTGGTTTGCGAGAAAAAATTTTGACGGAACGGGTCATGGAGCAGCGGGAACTGCTGTTGTCCGAGATACTGGATGCCGCATCACAAGAGAAAAATTAA
- a CDS encoding HAD family hydrolase translates to MSFRKQRIAFVYDFDGTLAPGNMQEYDFIPKLKLTSKTFWNEVKRRAKDQQADEILAYMYLMLRKAREHDMRVTRQDFKQYAKGIEMFPGVSGWFDRVDDYAREKGLIPQHYIISSGIREMLLGTSIANKFTDVFASSFMYDQHGVAEAPGLAVNYTTKTQFLFRINKGVRDICDNKKINQYIEADQREVPFTNMIFIGDGATDVPCMRLVKAQGGHSIAVYKPKTSKELAEQLRSEGRVHYVAPADYSKGKHMDKIAHAIIDKVAAYWAAKKL, encoded by the coding sequence ATGAGCTTTCGCAAACAGAGAATTGCATTTGTCTACGACTTCGACGGCACGCTTGCCCCCGGGAATATGCAGGAATACGACTTCATCCCGAAACTCAAGCTGACCAGCAAAACGTTCTGGAATGAGGTGAAAAGGCGCGCCAAGGATCAGCAGGCGGATGAAATCCTCGCATATATGTATCTCATGCTTCGGAAGGCCAGAGAACATGACATGAGGGTTACGCGGCAGGATTTCAAGCAATACGCCAAGGGAATCGAGATGTTTCCCGGGGTCTCGGGATGGTTTGACCGAGTTGACGACTACGCCAGAGAGAAAGGGTTGATTCCTCAACACTACATTATCTCTTCCGGCATACGAGAAATGCTTTTGGGAACGAGCATTGCCAACAAATTTACCGACGTGTTCGCTTCGTCGTTCATGTACGACCAGCATGGCGTCGCCGAGGCCCCAGGGCTTGCCGTCAACTATACGACCAAGACGCAGTTCCTGTTTCGGATCAACAAGGGGGTTCGGGACATCTGCGACAACAAGAAAATCAACCAGTATATCGAGGCCGATCAACGAGAAGTGCCGTTCACCAATATGATTTTCATCGGTGATGGGGCGACGGATGTCCCGTGTATGCGGCTTGTCAAAGCGCAGGGGGGACATTCAATCGCTGTGTATAAACCGAAGACTTCGAAGGAGCTTGCCGAGCAGTTGAGGAGCGAAGGCCGGGTTCATTATGTGGCCCCGGCGGACTACTCTAAAGGGAAGCACATGGACAAGATCGCTCATGCCATCATCGACAAGGTGGCGGCATATTGGGCGGCAAAGAAGTTGTAA
- a CDS encoding DUF2188 domain-containing protein, whose product MSGKDMHVTPHPDGGWQGKKGGAKRASFKTETQAEARERAIDQGKREGLEVSIHGKDGRIREKNSYGNDPYPPKG is encoded by the coding sequence ATGAGTGGTAAAGACATGCATGTCACGCCCCATCCTGATGGCGGCTGGCAAGGCAAGAAAGGCGGCGCAAAGCGCGCTTCCTTCAAGACCGAAACCCAGGCCGAAGCTCGAGAACGAGCCATTGACCAAGGGAAACGGGAAGGCCTTGAGGTCAGCATTCACGGAAAGGATGGAAGAATCCGTGAAAAAAACAGCTACGGAAACGATCCGTATCCTCCCAAAGGGTAA
- the dinD gene encoding DNA damage-inducible protein D, with product MTRERGVEKAHHLTFEELKLQDENGDDFWLARQLSKVLGYGEYRNFLPVIEKAKTSCESSGQRVSDHFVEVHEMITLGKGGQRAMESYALSRYACYLIVQNADPSKPVIANGQTYFAIQTRRQELADDESFQQLKEEEKRLFLREEMKEHNKQLVKAAHQAGVESNLDFAIFQNHGYKGLYGGLDAKGIHRHKGLKKSQNILDNMGSTELAANLFRATQTEEKLRRENIRGKQAANQTHFEVGKKVRQTIKELGGTMPEELPVPDEDLAKVARRVKAAEKKALGAKKEGGE from the coding sequence ATGACCAGGGAACGAGGCGTCGAGAAGGCGCACCACCTGACCTTTGAGGAATTGAAGCTTCAGGACGAGAACGGCGATGATTTCTGGCTTGCCCGCCAGTTGTCGAAGGTGCTTGGCTACGGGGAATACCGCAACTTTCTTCCCGTCATAGAAAAAGCCAAGACGAGCTGTGAAAGCAGCGGCCAGCGGGTGTCCGATCATTTCGTGGAAGTCCACGAGATGATCACCCTGGGCAAGGGGGGGCAGAGGGCCATGGAGTCGTATGCCCTCAGCCGTTACGCCTGCTACCTGATCGTGCAGAACGCCGATCCTTCGAAGCCGGTCATCGCCAACGGGCAGACCTATTTTGCCATCCAGACCCGTCGGCAGGAACTGGCTGATGACGAGTCGTTCCAGCAGCTCAAGGAAGAAGAGAAGCGGCTGTTTTTGCGTGAGGAGATGAAGGAGCACAACAAGCAGTTGGTGAAAGCCGCTCATCAGGCCGGGGTCGAATCCAATCTTGATTTCGCCATCTTCCAGAACCACGGGTACAAGGGGTTATATGGCGGCCTCGACGCCAAGGGCATCCATCGGCACAAGGGGTTGAAAAAGAGTCAGAACATCCTCGACAACATGGGCAGCACGGAACTCGCCGCCAACCTGTTCCGTGCCACGCAGACCGAGGAGAAGCTACGGCGCGAGAACATCCGGGGCAAACAAGCGGCCAACCAGACCCATTTCGAGGTCGGCAAAAAGGTCCGCCAGACGATCAAGGAGCTGGGCGGAACCATGCCCGAGGAACTGCCTGTGCCGGATGAAGATTTGGCAAAGGTTGCCCGGCGCGTGAAGGCCGCAGAGAAGAAAGCGCTTGGGGCGAAGAAGGAAGGTGGGGAATGA
- a CDS encoding toll/interleukin-1 receptor domain-containing protein, which translates to MSDIEKFIPKVFISYSWTTPDYESQVVALAERLVEMGVDVVLDKWDLVEGSDVNKYMEQMRADANITKVLMLCDKAYAEKANSRKGGVGTETLIITPEIYGQADPASKDQRYIPIIMERDEKGQACCPIFLSGRSYIDMSTPDLFEKGFEQLLRAIFNKPVFKKPELGKPPAYILSDEEITLGSSSKQRAAMTALQAGKANALGACRDYFDTVVENLERFRVEPEGDGELDDRLMRSIEMLEEPKNELVEFFATLIRYVPAQQAGETLRRFIERLYPFTQWPDDGRHRWVEIAADNYRFFLHELFLSAVAIALKEERFEVVPELVQDFYYVGRLGSNERPMKSYTRYRPYLEGLEVTRNQRLKMNRMSIHADMLKSRADVCPLLSFNHIMQADFFLFIHSCLQGGDMWNGWYPISMLYVGFRHAPFEVFARSQSSAYFDKVKVALEINNKDALVDLCERFTKGELKAPKWGFESFSPGHLAAIEVVATKP; encoded by the coding sequence ATGAGCGATATCGAAAAATTCATCCCAAAGGTATTCATTTCCTATAGCTGGACGACACCCGATTACGAATCGCAAGTCGTCGCTCTTGCAGAGCGGCTTGTCGAAATGGGCGTCGATGTGGTGCTGGATAAATGGGATCTCGTAGAAGGTTCGGACGTCAACAAATACATGGAGCAGATGAGGGCGGACGCTAATATCACCAAGGTCCTTATGCTCTGTGACAAAGCCTATGCGGAAAAAGCCAATAGCCGCAAAGGCGGGGTTGGAACGGAAACGCTCATCATCACCCCGGAGATATACGGCCAAGCGGATCCCGCGAGCAAGGATCAAAGATATATCCCGATCATAATGGAACGGGATGAAAAGGGCCAAGCGTGCTGCCCGATATTTCTTTCGGGTAGAAGTTATATCGATATGTCTACCCCTGATTTGTTTGAGAAGGGATTTGAACAGTTGCTACGGGCGATCTTCAACAAGCCGGTTTTTAAAAAGCCGGAATTGGGGAAACCGCCTGCGTATATTCTTAGTGACGAAGAAATCACTCTCGGAAGTTCCTCGAAGCAACGAGCGGCAATGACGGCGCTTCAAGCCGGGAAAGCAAATGCTCTTGGGGCCTGCAGGGACTATTTCGATACGGTTGTCGAGAACCTTGAGCGTTTTCGGGTTGAACCTGAAGGTGATGGGGAACTGGATGATCGCTTGATGCGGAGCATCGAGATGCTGGAAGAACCCAAAAATGAACTGGTTGAATTTTTCGCAACCTTAATTCGATATGTCCCTGCACAGCAGGCTGGAGAGACTCTTCGTCGGTTCATTGAAAGGCTTTATCCGTTTACCCAGTGGCCCGATGACGGAAGGCATCGATGGGTGGAAATTGCTGCCGATAATTACCGATTTTTTCTTCATGAGTTGTTCTTATCCGCCGTTGCCATTGCCTTGAAGGAAGAACGTTTTGAAGTAGTGCCCGAGTTAGTACAGGATTTCTATTATGTTGGTCGGCTTGGCTCCAACGAACGCCCTATGAAATCGTACACTCGCTATCGACCATATCTTGAAGGCCTTGAGGTTACGAGAAATCAGCGACTTAAAATGAATCGGATGTCAATTCATGCTGATATGTTGAAAAGCCGAGCAGACGTATGCCCGCTACTTAGCTTTAATCACATAATGCAGGCCGATTTTTTCTTATTCATCCATAGTTGTCTTCAAGGTGGGGATATGTGGAATGGGTGGTACCCCATTTCTATGTTGTACGTGGGTTTTCGACATGCACCGTTTGAAGTCTTCGCGCGTTCCCAATCTTCAGCATACTTTGACAAGGTTAAGGTAGCCCTGGAAATTAATAATAAAGATGCGTTGGTTGATCTGTGCGAAAGATTTACAAAGGGCGAATTGAAAGCTCCCAAGTGGGGTTTTGAGTCTTTTAGCCCGGGGCATCTTGCTGCGATTGAGGTCGTTGCAACAAAGCCGTGA
- a CDS encoding restriction endonuclease subunit S: MIVPEGWSLVRVRDVATISSGGTPDRTIDSYWNGEIPWVTTSEIDFCTIFETSQAITQEGLKRSAAKCFPEGCLLIAMYGQGKTRGKVAMLGVTAATNQACAAVLLKKNHDPNYFFQYFQNNYYKLRSFSNGGSQDNLSAGIIKAFPVVVPPIKEQTAIAAILSTWDRAIEKTVALIAAKERRKAGLMQRLLTGKVRFGEFAGEAWKEVPLGTLFEPVTDTVGDKDIPPYSISAGIGFVSQREKWGKDIAGRQYASYTHLRKGEFAYNKGNSKKYQCGCAYLLRDQDEISVPNVFISFRPKSDEVSADFYEHFFVGDYHARELKRYITSGARSDGLLNLNKKDFFKINVPCPSPREQEAIAKVLNAAVAEIEEHRNQLAALKEQKKGLMQQLLTGKVRVKS; encoded by the coding sequence ATGATCGTGCCTGAAGGATGGTCGTTAGTGAGGGTAAGAGATGTCGCTACTATTTCATCAGGGGGGACCCCAGATCGGACCATTGATAGCTATTGGAATGGAGAAATACCATGGGTTACGACATCCGAAATTGATTTTTGTACGATCTTTGAAACCAGCCAGGCCATCACCCAAGAAGGTCTTAAACGGTCAGCGGCCAAATGTTTCCCTGAAGGGTGCTTGCTTATCGCGATGTATGGTCAAGGCAAGACAAGAGGTAAAGTCGCTATGTTGGGGGTAACTGCTGCGACGAATCAAGCGTGCGCGGCTGTTCTTCTGAAGAAGAATCATGATCCAAATTATTTTTTCCAATATTTTCAAAATAATTACTATAAACTTCGGTCCTTTAGCAATGGCGGGAGTCAGGACAATTTGAGCGCAGGGATAATAAAAGCTTTTCCTGTTGTTGTGCCGCCTATTAAAGAACAGACCGCAATAGCCGCCATCCTTTCCACTTGGGACCGTGCCATCGAGAAAACCGTGGCCCTCATCGCAGCCAAGGAGCGGCGGAAAGCGGGACTCATGCAGCGGCTCCTGACGGGCAAGGTGCGGTTCGGGGAATTTGCCGGGGAAGCGTGGAAGGAAGTTCCCTTGGGCACTTTGTTTGAACCGGTCACGGATACCGTGGGCGACAAGGATATTCCTCCCTATAGCATTTCCGCCGGAATCGGTTTTGTCTCTCAGCGCGAAAAATGGGGCAAGGATATCGCCGGTCGGCAATATGCCAGCTACACCCATTTGCGGAAGGGCGAGTTTGCCTACAACAAGGGCAACTCGAAGAAATACCAATGCGGCTGCGCTTACCTCTTGCGCGATCAGGACGAGATTTCCGTCCCGAATGTTTTCATCAGTTTTCGTCCCAAGTCCGATGAAGTCTCGGCTGATTTCTATGAGCATTTCTTCGTCGGCGATTACCACGCCAGGGAATTGAAGCGGTACATCACAAGCGGAGCCCGCTCGGACGGCCTTCTGAACCTGAACAAGAAGGACTTTTTCAAGATCAACGTTCCATGCCCATCGCCCAGGGAACAGGAGGCCATCGCCAAAGTCCTCAATGCCGCCGTTGCGGAAATCGAGGAGCATCGAAATCAGCTTGCCGCCCTTAAAGAACAGAAAAAGGGCCTTATGCAGCAGCTGTTGACCGGAAAAGTGCGGGTAAAATCATAA